A single region of the Nocardioides aurantiacus genome encodes:
- a CDS encoding zinc-dependent metalloprotease, translating to MSEGAPGSARMVDWDLAVRVGSRLVGEGPQVSRREAADAVAELRAGADRSTQLVRDFTGLVATERTAPVLVVDRPGWIQANADGFATIMGPLLDKLTEKKGPPGGLTQAIGSRITGVELGTMLGFLGSKVLGQFDPFHDQPGEQGRLLLVAPNIVHVERELGADPHDFRLWVCLHEETHRVQFTAVPWMTEHLRSLMGEILSSVQTDPAELVGDLVRKLGDVRGGRSDGSLLDLFASPEQKAVIDRVTGVMSLLEGHADVVMDGVGPEVIPSVAQIRRTFTERRKGVGALDRLLRRLLGLDQKMAQYRDGAIFVRAAVDKVGMDGFNAVWAGPENLPGKAEILDPALWVARVHG from the coding sequence ATGAGCGAGGGAGCACCAGGCAGCGCCCGGATGGTCGACTGGGACCTGGCGGTGCGCGTGGGCTCCCGGCTCGTCGGCGAGGGCCCCCAGGTCTCCCGGCGGGAGGCCGCCGACGCCGTCGCCGAGCTGCGGGCCGGGGCCGACCGCTCGACCCAGCTGGTCCGTGACTTCACCGGCCTGGTCGCCACCGAGCGCACCGCGCCGGTCCTCGTCGTCGACCGCCCTGGCTGGATCCAGGCCAACGCCGACGGGTTCGCGACCATCATGGGCCCGCTGCTCGACAAGCTGACCGAGAAAAAGGGACCGCCCGGCGGTCTCACCCAGGCCATCGGCTCGCGGATCACCGGCGTCGAGCTCGGCACCATGCTGGGGTTCCTCGGGTCCAAGGTGCTCGGCCAGTTCGACCCGTTCCACGACCAGCCCGGCGAGCAGGGGCGGCTGCTGCTGGTCGCCCCCAACATCGTCCACGTCGAGCGCGAGCTCGGCGCCGACCCGCACGACTTCCGGCTCTGGGTGTGCCTGCACGAGGAGACCCACCGGGTGCAGTTCACGGCCGTGCCGTGGATGACCGAGCACCTCCGGTCGCTGATGGGCGAGATCCTGTCCTCGGTGCAGACCGACCCGGCCGAGCTCGTGGGCGACCTCGTCCGCAAGCTGGGCGACGTGCGCGGCGGCCGGTCCGACGGCAGCCTGCTCGACCTGTTCGCCAGCCCCGAGCAGAAGGCCGTGATCGACCGGGTGACCGGTGTGATGAGCCTGCTCGAGGGCCACGCCGACGTCGTCATGGACGGCGTCGGTCCCGAGGTGATCCCCTCGGTCGCGCAGATCCGCCGCACGTTCACCGAGCGCCGCAAGGGCGTCGGTGCGCTCGACCGGCTGCTGCGCCGGCTGCTCGGCCTCGACCAGAAGATGGCGCAGTACCGCGACGGCGCGATCTTCGTCCGGGCCGCCGTCGACAAGGTCGGCATGGACGGCTTCAACGCCGTGTGGGCGGGGCCGGAGAACCTGCCCGGCAAGGCCGAGATCCTCGACCCCGCGCTGTGGGTCGCCCGCGTCCACGGCTGA